The following are encoded in a window of Algiphilus aromaticivorans DG1253 genomic DNA:
- a CDS encoding DCC1-like thiol-disulfide oxidoreductase family protein yields MRRILQRWWRESATVDLRGLAVLRVLLGLVLLFELGLRLCDLGAFYGDAGVLPRVTLIEVADVGRISLLLAAGGAWWSGALIVAAWLAAAAFTLGWRTRAATIALFVLVASIQSRNPLILIGGDILIMALLLWSLFLPMATRWSADAALASTPPPVSNRHRSPAAFALLVQVVSVYFFSAVLKHGDAWWPDGTAVYYALELERYATALGRWLQGFPDITQALSYFVYFLEWGAPLLVFAPLATRAFRLLAFALLMLMHLGFLLCLELGHFPWVSFAALMALTTPALWDGVRRRLDRGGEIRIYYDRDCGFCLASCRLLVTFLVIPRATIQPAQEVTRAQRLMDAHWSWVVIDADNVAHLKYDAFVALLRASLLFRWLAPIAALAPLQSLGTRTYDLVANGRGGVAAATRWFWRPRTLRWRPSTTGQALAVLALLVITAWNAHSVGWLPTAALQPVAPSVHALRIDQRWDMFAPEPSRRDGWIVFPGQLENGRNIDLRADDGELDWQRPQPPNAHRNVRWHSYEWRLYELREEALFLAYGRYLCRQYNATATAGKRLHSFEMVYVIKESPAPGESAEAVRRTAWRHQCLPD; encoded by the coding sequence ATGCGCCGAATCCTGCAGCGCTGGTGGCGAGAATCCGCGACCGTTGATCTGCGCGGCCTGGCCGTGTTGCGCGTGCTGCTCGGCTTGGTTCTGCTCTTCGAGTTGGGGCTCCGGCTCTGCGACCTGGGCGCCTTCTACGGCGACGCTGGCGTACTGCCGCGCGTCACCCTTATCGAGGTCGCCGATGTCGGGCGCATCTCGCTGCTGCTCGCGGCCGGCGGCGCCTGGTGGAGCGGCGCGCTCATCGTCGCGGCCTGGCTCGCAGCCGCCGCCTTTACGCTGGGCTGGCGCACACGCGCAGCGACCATTGCGCTCTTCGTGCTGGTCGCCTCGATCCAGTCGCGCAATCCGCTGATCCTCATCGGCGGCGACATCCTGATCATGGCGCTGCTGCTCTGGAGCCTCTTCCTACCCATGGCGACGCGCTGGTCGGCCGACGCGGCGCTGGCGAGCACGCCACCGCCGGTCTCCAACCGCCACCGCAGCCCGGCCGCCTTCGCGCTTCTCGTGCAGGTGGTCTCGGTCTATTTCTTCTCAGCGGTGCTCAAGCACGGCGACGCCTGGTGGCCGGACGGCACGGCCGTCTACTACGCACTGGAGCTGGAACGTTACGCCACCGCCCTCGGCCGCTGGCTGCAGGGCTTCCCCGACATCACGCAGGCGCTGAGCTACTTCGTCTACTTCCTGGAGTGGGGTGCGCCGCTGCTCGTCTTCGCGCCGCTGGCCACACGCGCCTTCCGGCTCCTCGCTTTCGCGCTGTTGATGCTGATGCATCTCGGCTTCCTGCTCTGCCTGGAGCTGGGCCACTTCCCCTGGGTTAGCTTCGCCGCACTGATGGCGCTGACCACGCCCGCACTTTGGGACGGAGTACGGCGCCGCCTCGACCGCGGCGGCGAGATCCGCATCTACTACGACCGCGACTGCGGTTTCTGCCTGGCCAGCTGCCGATTACTCGTGACCTTCCTAGTGATTCCGCGCGCGACCATCCAGCCGGCGCAGGAGGTCACGCGCGCGCAGCGACTGATGGATGCGCACTGGAGCTGGGTCGTCATCGACGCCGACAACGTCGCGCATCTGAAGTACGACGCCTTCGTCGCCCTGCTGCGCGCCTCACTGCTCTTCCGCTGGCTGGCGCCCATTGCCGCGCTGGCACCGCTACAGAGCCTCGGCACGCGCACCTACGACCTCGTCGCCAACGGCCGCGGCGGCGTGGCAGCCGCCACACGCTGGTTCTGGCGACCGCGCACACTGCGCTGGCGCCCGAGCACTACTGGGCAGGCCCTGGCAGTGCTGGCGCTGCTCGTGATCACGGCCTGGAATGCACATAGCGTCGGCTGGCTGCCCACCGCGGCGCTGCAGCCGGTGGCGCCGTCAGTGCACGCGCTGCGCATCGATCAGCGCTGGGACATGTTCGCGCCGGAGCCTTCGCGACGCGACGGCTGGATCGTCTTCCCGGGCCAGCTTGAGAACGGCCGCAACATCGACCTGCGTGCCGACGACGGCGAACTCGATTGGCAGCGCCCGCAACCGCCGAACGCGCATCGCAACGTACGCTGGCACAGCTACGAATGGCGACTCTACGAGCTGCGCGAGGAAGCACTCTTCCTCGCCTACGGCCGTTACCTTTGCCGGCAGTACAACGCAACAGCCACAGCCGGAAAACGGCTGCACAGCTTTGAGATGGTCTACGTCATCAAGGAATCGCCAGCGCCCGGCGAATCTGCCGAGGCCGTGCGCCGCACTGCCTGGCGGCATCAGTGCCTGCCCGACTGA
- a CDS encoding TatD family hydrolase, translating into MPARLTFHTRINPFMIDIGANLAHESFAQDFEAVLARATAAGLSHIVLTGSDAESNSRALQLARAQPAMLSATAGLHPHHAAHWSEALAAQIRGNAQAAECRAVGECGLDYFRDLSPRPDQQAAFRAQLDIAVATGLPVFLHQRAAHADFVAILREYRPQLSAACVHCFTEGPAELEDYLALDCHIGVTGWVCDERRGAAAAEAAPMIPVERLMIETDAPYLLPRNLPRAVAKSAGRRNEPAYLPWVRDRLAELRGDDPEALGQATAATARAFFGLD; encoded by the coding sequence GTGCCTGCCCGACTGACCTTTCACACGCGTATCAATCCCTTCATGATCGATATTGGCGCCAACCTCGCCCACGAAAGCTTCGCGCAGGACTTCGAGGCCGTGCTCGCCCGCGCCACTGCCGCCGGCCTGAGCCACATCGTGCTCACCGGCAGCGACGCCGAAAGCAACAGCCGCGCCCTGCAGCTGGCCCGCGCGCAACCAGCCATGCTCTCGGCCACCGCCGGCCTGCACCCCCACCATGCCGCGCACTGGAGCGAGGCCCTGGCGGCCCAGATTCGCGGCAACGCGCAGGCCGCCGAATGCCGCGCCGTCGGCGAATGCGGCCTCGACTACTTCCGCGACCTGTCGCCCCGCCCCGATCAGCAGGCGGCCTTCCGCGCCCAGCTCGACATCGCCGTGGCAACCGGCCTGCCCGTCTTCCTGCACCAGCGCGCCGCGCACGCCGACTTCGTGGCGATCCTGCGCGAATACCGGCCGCAGCTGAGCGCCGCCTGCGTGCACTGCTTCACCGAGGGCCCGGCGGAGCTTGAGGACTATCTGGCGCTTGACTGCCACATCGGCGTCACCGGCTGGGTCTGCGACGAACGCCGCGGCGCGGCCGCCGCCGAAGCCGCACCCATGATTCCGGTGGAGCGGCTCATGATCGAGACCGACGCACCCTATCTGCTGCCGCGCAACCTGCCGCGCGCGGTCGCCAAGAGCGCCGGCCGCCGCAACGAGCCGGCCTATCTGCCCTGGGTGCGCGACCGGCTCGCCGAGCTGCGTGGCGACGATCCCGAGGCGCTGGGCCAAGCTACTGCCGCCACCGCCCGCGCCTTCTTCGGCCTGGACTGA
- the ilvD gene encoding dihydroxy-acid dehydratase, with translation MSSETSGGGKPRYRSNTITQSVARAPNRAMLRAVGFGEDDFDKPIIGVASGHSTMNPCNAGIGALAERAIEALAEVGAKPQLFGFPTVTDGISMGTEGMKYSLVSREVIADAIETAAQSQFMDGVLAIGGCDKNMPGALIALLRMNVPAVFCYGGTIKPGRWKGQNLTIVSAFEAVGAYSAGKMEKEDYDGIERNACPSFGACGGMFTANTMSSAFEAMGVSLPYSSTMANPDPEKADSVAESARALRKAVDMNIRPRDLVTRKSIENAVAVIMATGGSTNAVLHFLAIAHAAGVEWTIDDFERMRKKVPVLCDLKPSGRFVVTEFHEAGGVPQVMKILLANGLLHGDCPTITGATLGELLADIPEQPRPNQEVIRAFDNPMYAEGHLAILKGNLSPLGCVAKITGIKHPVITGPARVFDSEDEAMEAILADKIGAGDVLIIRYEGPKGGPGMREMLAPTSAIIGKGLGESVGFITDGRFSGGTWGMVVGHVAPEAAVGGPIALVEEGDQVTIDAKALKIELHIDDAELERRRANWQPRPPRYTSGVLGKYARLAVGAERGAVTDADLDKG, from the coding sequence ATGAGTAGCGAGACCTCCGGCGGCGGCAAGCCGCGCTATCGTTCCAACACCATCACGCAGAGCGTAGCGCGCGCGCCGAACCGCGCCATGCTGCGCGCCGTCGGCTTCGGCGAGGACGATTTCGACAAGCCGATCATCGGCGTGGCATCGGGCCATTCGACGATGAATCCCTGCAATGCCGGCATCGGCGCGCTGGCCGAGCGCGCCATTGAGGCGCTCGCAGAGGTCGGCGCCAAGCCGCAGCTCTTCGGCTTTCCGACGGTCACCGACGGCATCTCGATGGGCACCGAGGGCATGAAGTACTCGCTGGTTTCGCGCGAGGTCATCGCCGACGCCATCGAGACCGCCGCACAGTCGCAGTTCATGGACGGCGTGCTCGCCATCGGCGGCTGCGACAAGAACATGCCCGGCGCGCTCATCGCGCTGCTGCGCATGAATGTGCCGGCCGTCTTCTGCTACGGCGGTACCATCAAGCCCGGTCGCTGGAAGGGCCAGAACCTGACCATCGTCTCGGCCTTCGAGGCGGTGGGGGCCTATAGCGCCGGCAAGATGGAGAAGGAGGACTACGACGGCATCGAGCGCAACGCCTGCCCGAGCTTCGGCGCCTGTGGCGGCATGTTCACAGCCAACACCATGTCCAGCGCCTTCGAGGCCATGGGCGTGTCATTGCCGTACTCCTCGACCATGGCCAACCCGGACCCCGAGAAGGCCGATTCGGTGGCCGAGTCGGCGCGCGCGCTGCGCAAGGCCGTGGATATGAACATCCGGCCGCGCGATCTGGTCACGCGCAAGTCCATCGAGAACGCGGTGGCGGTGATCATGGCCACCGGCGGCTCGACCAACGCCGTGCTGCACTTCCTGGCCATCGCCCACGCCGCCGGCGTCGAGTGGACGATCGACGACTTCGAGCGCATGCGCAAGAAGGTGCCGGTGCTCTGCGATCTCAAGCCGTCCGGGCGCTTCGTCGTCACCGAGTTCCACGAGGCCGGTGGTGTGCCACAGGTCATGAAGATCCTGCTGGCCAACGGTCTGCTGCACGGCGACTGCCCGACCATCACCGGCGCGACGCTGGGCGAGCTGCTGGCCGACATCCCGGAGCAGCCGCGGCCGAATCAGGAGGTGATCCGGGCCTTCGACAATCCGATGTATGCCGAAGGGCATCTGGCCATCCTCAAGGGCAATCTCTCGCCGCTTGGCTGTGTCGCCAAGATCACCGGTATCAAGCATCCGGTGATCACCGGACCGGCGCGTGTCTTCGATTCCGAGGACGAAGCCATGGAGGCGATCCTGGCCGACAAGATCGGTGCCGGCGACGTGCTCATCATCCGCTACGAAGGCCCCAAGGGCGGCCCCGGCATGCGCGAGATGCTGGCGCCGACCTCGGCCATCATCGGCAAGGGCCTGGGCGAGAGTGTCGGCTTCATCACCGACGGCCGCTTCTCGGGCGGCACCTGGGGCATGGTCGTCGGACATGTCGCGCCCGAGGCCGCCGTCGGCGGTCCCATCGCGCTGGTTGAGGAAGGCGATCAGGTCACTATCGACGCCAAGGCCCTGAAGATCGAACTGCACATCGACGACGCCGAGCTGGAGCGTCGCCGCGCCAACTGGCAGCCGCGGCCGCCGCGCTACACGAGCGGCGTGCTGGGCAAGTACGCGCGTCTGGCCGTTGGTGCCGAGCGCGGCGCGGTCACCGACGCAGACCTTGACAAGGGCTGA
- a CDS encoding serine hydrolase domain-containing protein: protein MRSHLARILPPLLLGATLVACNGEDDTSTDPGIDPPDNGALQSAARSVLENARNRGDIDGYALEIGTTEAVYARISAGDIASTDGAVFIASAGKPVAAAVILSLTNDAALLPGNRLRLDQPIADYLDGTPAGETQAAQEITLRQLLNHTSGLDTSPDCVSVQDRSSSSDSLMECATAILEDGTAFEPGNEFAYGAGGYQVAGAVAEAFAEQDWQTLVDERIAQPLGVSLPFLPASNPRIAGGIRASTADLAAFQRAVLTRDTAILDADDYDMLRESQTSTDGGRLPGVTASDYSFGFWIESSGELADAGTAGPELSSPGLFGTTPWLDDDRDYYGVLLLQRSDYVTSLELMRELRTEILARLP from the coding sequence ATGCGTTCCCACCTCGCTCGAATCCTGCCCCCGCTCCTGCTCGGAGCCACGCTCGTCGCCTGCAATGGCGAAGACGACACCAGCACCGACCCCGGCATCGACCCGCCCGACAACGGCGCCTTGCAGAGCGCCGCCCGCTCGGTCCTGGAGAATGCCCGCAATCGCGGCGATATCGATGGCTACGCGCTGGAGATCGGCACCACTGAGGCGGTCTACGCGCGTATCTCCGCTGGAGATATCGCGTCCACCGACGGCGCCGTGTTCATCGCAAGCGCCGGCAAGCCCGTGGCGGCAGCGGTGATTCTCAGCCTCACCAACGACGCCGCGCTGCTACCCGGTAACCGCCTGCGTCTCGACCAGCCGATCGCCGACTATCTCGACGGCACTCCGGCGGGCGAAACCCAGGCCGCACAGGAGATCACGCTGCGACAGTTGCTCAACCACACTTCCGGACTGGACACCAGCCCGGACTGTGTGTCCGTTCAGGATCGAAGCAGCAGCAGCGACAGCCTGATGGAGTGCGCCACCGCCATTCTGGAAGACGGCACGGCTTTCGAGCCGGGCAACGAATTCGCCTACGGCGCAGGCGGCTACCAGGTCGCCGGCGCGGTGGCAGAGGCTTTCGCCGAGCAGGACTGGCAGACACTGGTCGACGAGCGCATCGCCCAGCCACTGGGCGTGAGCCTTCCCTTCCTGCCTGCGAGCAATCCGCGCATTGCCGGCGGCATCCGCGCCTCAACGGCTGATCTGGCCGCCTTCCAACGCGCCGTGCTGACGCGCGACACCGCGATCCTGGATGCCGACGACTACGACATGCTGCGCGAATCGCAGACGAGCACCGACGGTGGCCGGCTACCGGGTGTGACGGCCAGCGACTACAGCTTCGGATTCTGGATCGAGTCATCCGGGGAGCTGGCCGACGCCGGCACCGCCGGTCCCGAACTGTCCTCCCCCGGCCTCTTCGGCACCACGCCCTGGCTTGACGACGACCGCGACTATTACGGCGTGCTGCTACTGCAACGCTCCGACTACGTCACCAGCCTGGAGCTGATGCGCGAGCTGCGCACCGAGATCCTGGCGCGGCTACCCTGA
- a CDS encoding MSMEG_0569 family flavin-dependent oxidoreductase, whose amino-acid sequence MTEAIAGHRPELEVAVVGGGQAGLAMSWYLKRAGISHRVFEKNYPGFEWREQRWDSFCLVTPNWQCRLPGHPYDGGDPHGFMLREEIVDYIERYVARFEPPLSCGVTVQRVRADGDAFRVETDHGSWRARQVVAATGGYHRPRIPHVAAALPRGIQQMHSSAYRNPEQLPEGGILVVGTGQSGCQIAEDLHLAGRQVHLVVGSAPRAPRFYRGRDATDWLHDSGYYAIPVDAHPQGEAVRDKTNHYLSGRGGGREIDLRAFATQGMALYGRLDDIDGAQLRFRQDLATNLDRADASAEAIKRSIDAYIEAENIDAPAEPPYQPVWAPETEPTALDLEAAGISSVIWCTGFDSDFSWLQLPVFDGRGEPMHRRGVTPVPGAYFLGLPWLHTWGSGRFADVGLDAEHLFAQVEARARQRQTPLSMSA is encoded by the coding sequence ATGACGGAAGCGATTGCCGGGCACCGCCCGGAACTGGAGGTCGCCGTGGTCGGTGGCGGGCAGGCCGGTCTGGCCATGAGCTGGTATCTCAAGCGCGCCGGCATCAGCCATCGCGTCTTCGAGAAGAACTATCCGGGCTTCGAATGGCGCGAGCAGCGCTGGGACTCCTTCTGCCTGGTTACCCCCAACTGGCAATGCCGCTTGCCGGGGCACCCCTACGACGGCGGTGATCCGCACGGCTTCATGCTGCGCGAGGAGATCGTCGATTACATCGAGCGCTACGTCGCTCGCTTCGAGCCGCCCTTGTCCTGCGGCGTCACGGTGCAGCGCGTGCGCGCCGACGGCGACGCCTTCAGAGTCGAGACCGATCACGGCAGCTGGCGCGCGCGGCAGGTCGTTGCCGCTACCGGCGGCTATCACCGGCCGCGCATCCCGCACGTGGCGGCGGCGCTGCCGCGCGGCATTCAGCAGATGCACTCGTCGGCCTATCGCAACCCCGAGCAGCTACCGGAAGGCGGCATTCTCGTTGTCGGCACCGGTCAATCCGGCTGCCAGATCGCCGAGGATCTGCATCTGGCCGGCCGGCAGGTGCATCTGGTGGTGGGCAGCGCGCCGCGCGCGCCGCGCTTCTATCGCGGCCGCGACGCCACGGATTGGCTACACGACAGCGGCTACTACGCCATTCCCGTCGATGCGCACCCGCAGGGCGAGGCCGTGCGCGACAAGACCAATCACTACCTCTCCGGCCGTGGCGGCGGCCGCGAGATCGACCTGCGCGCCTTTGCCACGCAGGGCATGGCGCTGTACGGAAGGCTCGACGATATCGACGGCGCGCAGCTGCGCTTCCGTCAGGATCTCGCGACGAATCTGGATCGCGCCGACGCTTCGGCCGAGGCCATCAAGCGCAGTATCGACGCCTATATCGAGGCCGAGAACATCGACGCCCCCGCCGAGCCGCCCTACCAACCGGTGTGGGCGCCAGAGACCGAGCCGACAGCGCTGGATCTGGAGGCGGCCGGCATCAGCAGCGTGATCTGGTGCACCGGCTTCGACAGCGACTTCAGCTGGCTGCAGCTGCCGGTCTTCGACGGCCGCGGCGAGCCCATGCACCGGCGCGGGGTCACGCCCGTGCCGGGCGCCTATTTCCTCGGGCTGCCCTGGCTGCACACCTGGGGCTCGGGCCGCTTCGCCGATGTCGGCCTGGACGCCGAGCATCTCTTCGCGCAGGTCGAGGCTCGTGCCCGTCAGCGGCAGACGCCGCTGTCGATGTCGGCTTGA
- a CDS encoding MSMEG_0570 family nitrogen starvation response protein: MPETRFRIRLPDDTTMACYSPSSSIREAFAVGESCALSDFVARSRAALEHASQRVADKYGFGCGQAFQQIRQIEEVAARYAEEPAARITVEAFE, encoded by the coding sequence ATGCCTGAAACACGATTCCGTATCCGCCTGCCGGACGATACGACCATGGCCTGCTACTCGCCGTCGAGCAGCATTCGCGAGGCCTTCGCTGTCGGCGAGTCCTGCGCGCTGAGCGATTTCGTTGCGCGCTCGCGCGCCGCACTGGAGCACGCCAGCCAGCGTGTGGCCGACAAATACGGCTTCGGCTGCGGCCAGGCCTTTCAGCAGATCCGGCAGATCGAGGAAGTCGCCGCGCGCTACGCCGAGGAGCCGGCCGCGCGCATCACCGTGGAGGCATTCGAATGA
- a CDS encoding sll0787 family AIR synthase-like protein has translation MAADADSVRLARLCSGLRQSRGLAGKRDIAHALAALGDTTVPGAPAVANGDDAAAITDGEGWLLFAIEGFIQEFVAADPWFAGWCGVMVNCSDIAAMGGRPMAVVDAVWAADSLQLAPVMEGMAAAARAFGVPVVGGHSNSRAGGLQLAVAVLGRAAALLPGSAARPGDALMVAIDLRGGYRGVFPHWDAATDAPSARLQGDLALLPELAEAGLCRAARDISQAGALGSALMLLEAAGCGAEIAIDAVPRPSSTDAERWLLEAFPSFGYVLAVPPEQEGAVAARFAERDIACATVGCCTAQPVLRLSAGDARRVAWDLAREPVLGLAPNTIPQQRTNHA, from the coding sequence ATGGCCGCGGATGCCGACAGCGTGCGGCTGGCGCGGCTGTGCAGCGGCCTGCGGCAGAGCCGCGGACTGGCCGGCAAGCGCGATATTGCCCACGCTCTGGCCGCCCTCGGCGACACCACCGTGCCGGGCGCGCCCGCCGTGGCCAATGGCGACGACGCCGCCGCGATTACCGATGGCGAGGGTTGGCTGCTCTTCGCCATCGAGGGCTTCATTCAGGAGTTCGTCGCGGCCGATCCCTGGTTCGCCGGCTGGTGCGGAGTGATGGTGAACTGCTCCGATATCGCGGCCATGGGCGGGCGGCCGATGGCGGTGGTCGACGCCGTCTGGGCCGCCGACAGCCTGCAGCTGGCGCCGGTCATGGAAGGTATGGCCGCGGCCGCGCGCGCCTTCGGCGTGCCGGTGGTCGGGGGCCACAGCAACAGCCGCGCCGGCGGGCTGCAGTTGGCCGTGGCGGTGCTCGGCCGCGCCGCGGCGTTGCTGCCGGGGAGCGCCGCCCGCCCCGGCGATGCGCTGATGGTCGCGATAGATCTGCGCGGCGGTTACCGCGGTGTCTTTCCGCACTGGGACGCCGCCACCGATGCGCCGAGCGCGCGGCTGCAGGGTGATCTGGCGCTGCTTCCGGAGTTGGCCGAGGCCGGCCTTTGCCGGGCTGCCCGCGACATCAGTCAGGCCGGCGCGCTGGGCTCGGCGCTGATGCTGCTGGAAGCCGCCGGTTGCGGCGCCGAGATCGCCATCGACGCGGTGCCGCGGCCGAGCAGCACCGATGCCGAGCGCTGGCTGCTGGAGGCCTTCCCGAGCTTCGGCTACGTACTCGCCGTGCCGCCGGAACAGGAAGGCGCGGTGGCCGCGCGTTTCGCCGAGCGCGATATCGCCTGCGCCACGGTCGGATGCTGTACGGCTCAGCCCGTGCTGCGGCTATCCGCCGGCGACGCCCGGCGCGTGGCCTGGGATCTGGCGCGTGAGCCGGTGCTTGGCCTCGCGCCGAACACTATTCCGCAGCAGAGGACCAACCATGCCTGA
- a CDS encoding MSMEG_0567/Sll0786 family nitrogen starvation N-acetyltransferase yields MLQATTDASSGAMFDAPPFAFRPGEYRIRRAQAAWERAGCAALRRTVFCGEQGLFDGDDTDELDGVAIALAAIACVAGQPETVVGTVRIHRDADGIWWGSRLAVARDYRRAAWLGSALIGFAVGHARALGCRRFLARVQQANVPLFTRLHWQSLAAVEVRGAPHALMAADLDRYPAVPQTDIALYPAQQTETA; encoded by the coding sequence ATGCTCCAGGCCACGACCGACGCCAGCTCCGGAGCGATGTTCGACGCGCCTCCCTTTGCATTTCGCCCGGGCGAGTACCGTATTCGCCGCGCGCAGGCCGCCTGGGAGCGCGCCGGCTGCGCGGCGTTGCGGCGTACGGTCTTCTGCGGCGAGCAGGGCCTCTTCGACGGCGACGACACGGACGAGCTTGATGGCGTCGCCATCGCGCTGGCGGCTATCGCCTGCGTCGCCGGCCAGCCCGAAACGGTGGTCGGCACCGTGCGCATCCATCGCGATGCCGACGGCATCTGGTGGGGTTCGCGCCTGGCCGTGGCGCGCGACTACCGGCGCGCGGCCTGGCTGGGCAGCGCGCTGATCGGCTTCGCCGTCGGCCACGCGCGCGCGCTGGGCTGCCGGCGCTTCCTGGCACGCGTGCAGCAGGCCAACGTGCCGCTCTTCACACGCCTGCACTGGCAGAGTCTGGCGGCGGTCGAAGTTCGCGGCGCACCGCACGCATTAATGGCGGCGGATCTGGATCGCTACCCGGCCGTGCCGCAGACGGATATCGCGCTCTACCCGGCACAGCAGACGGAGACCGCCTGA
- a CDS encoding MSMEG_0568 family radical SAM protein: protein MSQTETNRRLITELQSRGLRLLDESAGAPSRRGGAGPSDHKAVQINGQTVMVPVHSRSAAVSPFEAGASGANGAVQLTRDGAHVGDIRFPEAPRFYGLQTLDGVPYWKIAQLHGTDVLATTVLQTCVRYGRRDTSCQFCAIGESLAAGRTINRKLPEHLAEVARAAVRMDGVRHMVMTTGTPNFTDRGAALLCESAFAVRAAVDIPIQAQCEPPDDPVWFDRLKAAGVDSLGMHLEAVTPEVRARIMPGKAEADVEQYMAAFADAVAVFGRGQVSTYILAGLGDSASAILETSERLIALGVYPFVVPFVPVGGTPLAEHPPPDAAFMRSILQPLGRMLAEAGLRARDIKAGCGRCGACSSLSTYED, encoded by the coding sequence ATGTCGCAGACCGAGACGAATCGTCGCCTGATCACGGAGCTGCAGTCACGCGGGCTGCGTCTGCTTGACGAATCCGCGGGCGCGCCCAGCCGCCGCGGCGGCGCCGGGCCCTCCGACCACAAGGCCGTGCAGATCAACGGCCAGACGGTGATGGTGCCGGTGCACAGCCGCTCCGCGGCCGTGTCGCCCTTCGAGGCCGGCGCCAGCGGTGCCAATGGCGCCGTGCAACTCACGCGCGACGGCGCCCACGTCGGCGATATCCGCTTCCCGGAGGCGCCGCGCTTCTACGGCCTGCAGACCCTGGACGGCGTGCCCTACTGGAAGATCGCCCAGCTGCATGGCACCGATGTGCTCGCCACCACCGTGCTGCAGACCTGCGTGCGCTACGGCCGGCGCGACACGTCGTGCCAGTTCTGCGCCATCGGCGAGTCCCTGGCGGCCGGCCGCACCATCAACCGCAAGCTGCCCGAACACCTCGCCGAGGTCGCGCGCGCCGCCGTGCGCATGGACGGCGTGCGCCACATGGTGATGACCACGGGCACGCCCAACTTCACCGACCGCGGTGCGGCGCTGCTCTGCGAATCGGCCTTCGCCGTGCGCGCCGCCGTCGACATCCCCATCCAGGCGCAGTGCGAGCCGCCGGACGATCCGGTCTGGTTCGACCGCCTGAAGGCGGCCGGCGTCGACAGCCTGGGCATGCATCTGGAGGCCGTCACGCCCGAGGTGCGGGCGCGCATCATGCCCGGCAAGGCCGAGGCCGATGTCGAGCAGTACATGGCGGCCTTCGCCGACGCCGTCGCCGTCTTCGGCCGCGGCCAGGTCAGCACCTACATCCTGGCTGGCCTGGGCGATTCGGCCTCGGCGATCCTGGAGACTTCCGAGCGCCTCATCGCGCTCGGCGTCTATCCCTTCGTCGTGCCCTTCGTCCCCGTGGGCGGCACGCCGCTGGCCGAGCATCCACCGCCGGACGCGGCCTTCATGCGCTCGATCCTGCAGCCGCTGGGCCGCATGCTCGCCGAGGCCGGGCTGCGCGCGCGCGACATCAAGGCCGGCTGCGGCCGCTGCGGCGCCTGCTCCAGCCTGTCGACCTACGAGGACTGA